CGGTTCTTTTCTTTTTTGTATCGGGCAGGGGCGCCGCTCCGTCATTTGATAATCTGGACTATAATCTGCTGAAAGTGGTGCCCTATCTTGTGGTTCTGATCGGTGCGATCATAGGATTTAATGTATTTCTGGTGCTGTTGACAGGGATTCTGCTGTCTCTGATCGTCGGCGTGACGACCGGCTCCATAGAGCTTTCTGCGATCTTTCAGGTGCTGGGCGATGGAGTGACGTCCATGTATGACATCACCGTGATCTCTCTTGTCGTCGCGTTTATTGTCGCGCTTGTGAGGGCGAATGGCGGAATTACATTCATCCTGTCAAAGATCAGGCGGCGTGTACGGGGCAAGCGGGGCGCGGAGCTCGGGATCGCACTGCTGGTGCTGCTGGTGGACTGCTGTACAGCCAACAATACGGTGGCGATCGTGATGACGGGTCCCATTGCCAAAGAAATCAGCCAGGAATACCAAATCTCGCCGAGAAGAAGCGCATCGCTGCTGGATATCTTTGCTTCGGTCGGTCAGGGGCTGATCCCATACGGGGCACAGCTTTTGTCGGCTGCCGCACTCACGCAGCTGACGCCGTTTGATATACTTCCCTATATGTTTTACCCTGTGCTGATGGCCGTCAGCGCGCTGCTCTTCATTTTATTCCGAAAAAGGGAGACGGATGTAAAAATTTCTTCTAATTAAGAGAAATATAGGTTTTACTTATGAAAAAGAATGTAGTATACTCAATAAGGTAGCGGTTGTTTGCCGCGGAAATATAATGATTAAAATACGAGCTATGGAAATGATTCAGGAGGGAACGAATATGGTTAAAGCTGTCGTTGGAGCAAACTGGGGTGACGAGGGAAAAGGCAAGATCACCGATATGCTGGGGAAAGAAGCTGATATTATCGTAAGATTCCAGGGCGGAGCCAATGCAGGTCATACGATTGTAAATGATTACGGCAAATTTGCACTGCATACTTTGCCATCCGGGGTATTCTATGATCACACAACGAGCGTCATCGGAAACGGCGTGGCATTGAATATTCCGACATTGATGGAGGAGATCAAGGGGATTGTGGACCAGGGGGTTCCGATGCCGAAAATCAAAGTTTCTGACCGTGTGCAGATGGTGATGTCCTACCATATTCTGTTTGACCAGTACGAAGAAGAGCGTCTGGCGGGGAAATCTTTCGGATCCACGAAATCGGGGATCGCACCGTTCTATTCGGATAAATATGCGAAGATCGGGTTTCAGGTGAGTGAACTGTTTGACGAGAATGCACTCCGGGAAAAGGTGGAGCGTATCTGCGAGACCAAGAATGTCGTTCTGGAACATCTGTATCATAAGGACCCGATCAGGCCGGAGGATATTTTTGAGGAGCTCATGAACTATAAAGAGATGATCGCACCGTATGTCTGTGATGTGTCGGCATTTTTGTGGAATGCGATCAAAGAGGGAAAAGAGATTCTGCTGGAAGGACAGCTCGGTTCACTGAAAGATCCGGACCACGGCATCTATCCGATGGTGACATCTTCCTCCACACTCGCGGCGTACGGCGCGATCGGCGCAGGGATTCCCCCCTATGAGATCAAAAAGATTATTACCGTTTGCAAGGCATATTCAAGCGCTGTAGGCGCAGGTGCGTTTGTCTCCGAGATATTCGGGGAAGAGGCGGATGAACTCAGAAGACGGGGAGGCGACGGCGGAGAGTACGGCGCTACGACAGGGCGTCCGAGGCGTATGGGCTGGTTTGACTGCGTTGCATCCAAATATGGCTGCAGGATCCAGGGTACCACGGATGTGGCTTTCACAGTGCTTGATGTTCTCGGATACCTGGAGGAGATCCCGGTATGTGTCGGCTATGAGATAGACGGGGAAGTAACGATGGATTTCCCGACGACCTCTAAGCTTCAGAAGGCAAAACCGGTGATGGAAGTACTTCCGGGATGGAACTGTGATATCCGCGGCATCAGAAAATATGAGGATCTTCCGGAAAACTGCCGGAAATATATTGAGTTTGTCGAAGAAAAAATCGAATTTCCGATTACCATGATCTCCAACGGACCGGGAAGAAATGATATCATTTACCGTTAAAATAATAATTGAATTTTACAGGGCTGCTGCTGTACATCACTCGATGTGCGGCGTCGGCCCTGTTTTACGTTAGTGATATTTGACAAATTTACCATGGAAAATTCATATAAATAACACAATATCCTGCCATAATCAGGAATAGAATCATGTGGAAAGGATATTGGAAGATGAAGAAAAAATATGCGGCGCTCATTCTCGGCATGATGCTGGGAATTGCAGTGACAGGATGTTCAAATAATACAGAAGAGGGAAAACAGACGGCTCAGACGGAAGAACATGCACAGGAAGAGAGCATCACGGGTGAAGTCAAATCGACAGATGAAAAGAGTATAACGGTTATACTGACGAACCCATCGTCTGCAGGAGAAGAAAAAGGTTCCGGAGAAGAGAAGACCGTTTTGATCACAGAAGATACACAGGTCGTGAGAAGCCAGGGACCTGGCAAAGCGGATGAGAAAACAGCACCTGAAAAACCAGAAGGAGATGGGATGCCGGATGATGCAGGAGAAAAACCGAACGATGGGGAAGTTCCGGGAGAACCCCCGGCAGGAGAAAAACCCGAAGATGAAATTACATGGGAGGATATCAGGGAGGGCGATACGGTTGCCATTACTCTGGACGCGGATGGCAATGCGGTTAAGGTCACGGTTCGTTCAGATGATCTGGGTCAGGGAATGGGCCAGGCGCTGAACAGTTCATCGACGGGAAGCATTCCGCTGGCAGGCGTCTATACTGTCGACGGTGAGGATGCGTCCTCAGAGGATCAGACGTATGACTCTGAAGATGCGAACGAAAACACCGTGCTTGTGACAAATGGCGGAAACCTGACGATGAGCGGAGCAAAGCTCGGTAAAACCGGAGATACGACAAGCGAGGATGAGAGCAATTTTTATGCCGTCAACGCTGTGGCAGCGGCGACGGCAGACAGCGCGATCGCCCTCAGTGATACTGAGATCACGTCCGATGCGAAGGGTGCCAATGCAGTATTTGCGACCGGCAGCAATGCGGTGGTCAGGGCCGACCACATAACGATCCATACAACGGCGGATTCATCTAGGGGACTGGATGCGACATATGGAGGATCGGTAACTGCTGAGAATATCGATATCACAACGGAGGGCGCTCACTCTGCAGCGCTGGCAACAGACCGGGGTGAGGGAACGATAAAGGCGAGTAATGGAACCGTCAGTACATCAGGGGAGGGCTCTCCGTGTATCTATTCCACGGGCGATATCAGTGCAGAGAATATTACCGGGAAGGCAGCCGGAGCGCAGACGATGGTGATCGAGGGAAAGAATTCCATAACGATCGAGGGGTGTGATCTGAGCGGGGCAGGGGAGAACGGCGTGATGCTTTACCAGAGTACTTCCGGAGACGCGGCAGAGGGGACCAGTGTGCTGTCTGCAAAAGACAGTGCGATCACGACAACCTCTGACGGTCCGATGTTTTATGTGACTAACACCGAGGCGCGGGTTGACCTGAACAATGTGAGTCTGAATTACAGCTCAGGTGTATTGATCAGCGCGTCCGGAAATGAGACCAATAACTGGGGAACGCCGGGAAACAACGGCGGAAATCTGACATTTACGGCGGCGAATCAGGTCCTGAACGGGAGCGTATTATGTGATGAAATCAGTACGGTCAGCATGAAACTCAGTGGCAGTACAAGATTCGCCGGAAGCATCGATGCTGATCATACGGGGAATGTACAGATTTCCATGGATACGGGAAGCACCTGGAATGTAGCGGGTGATTCGTATGTGACGGTCATCACAGACGGCGACACGTCATTATCCAATATTGAGTCAAACGGACATACGATTTACTATGATGCGTCGGCAGATGGAAATGAATGGCTGGACGGCAGTACAATCACGCTGCCAGGCGGCGGAAGCCTCACCCCCGCCGTCGGGTAGCAGTTATTCGCCGTGTTCCTTTTTATCAGAGCTGTCTCTGTTGTTTTTCAGATAGCGGTAGACCAGGGTATACGCATACAGCAGTACCGGAACGGCGACCGTACAGAAGACAGAAGCCTTAAACCATCCGGCAGAGTCCGGACTGTCTGTGACTGCAAAGAACATGGTAGCCCCGTACATGGACAGAATCAGGACGACTCCGATAACCGCGAGAATTCGTTTCATACAGATTATCCTCCTTCAGAAAATACAATAATTCGTAACTGTTCAGGACGGCGCATCTTCTTGACCGAAAAATCCGGTCAAGAAGCATCGGATGTTCATCCGATGTGGAAATTGGTGCGTAAAAGCGACTTACAAGCAAGCTTGACGCAGCTTTTTGCACCAATTTCCTCGCCGTCCTGAACTATTACAATAATTCTTATTATACATCTTTCTTATGTAATTGCATAGTCATTTCAGGGTATGCTATAATAAAAAGCAACAGTTAGGACGACAGGAACATGCGCCGTCTGAACGATACATAAGAAAAATGAAGGGGGATACAAATGTCAGCAACAATATGGTCATTATTGCCGCCGATCGTGGCAATAGCACTCGCACTTATCACAAAAGAGGTCTACCTCTCGCTACTGGTTGGAATTCTGACAGGTTCACTGCTTTTCACACAGTTTCATGTGCTGACAGCGGTGGAGACAACAGTCGAAATCATGGGAATGAAGATCGGAGACAATGTCAACATCCTGATATTCCTTGTGCTTCTGGGGATCCTGGTCGCATTGATCACGAAATCAGGTGCATCGAAAGCATATGGAGAATGGGCGACTGCAAGGATAAAAGGAGAGCGCGGAGCGCTTCTTGCAACTACGGCTCTCGGGATGCTTATCTTTGTGGATGACTATTTTAACTGCCTCACAGTTGGTACCGTAATGCGTCCGGTGACGGATAAATACAAGATCAGCCGGGCAAAACTTGCGTATATCATCGATGCCACCGCAGCACCGATCTGCATCATCGCACCGATCTCCAGCTGGGCGGCAGCGGTAGGTTCATCACTTCCTGAAAACAGCGGGATTGACGGGTTTAACCTGTTCCTGCGCACGATACCGTTTAACCTGTATGCACTGCTCACGATCATCTTCATGCTGTTTCTGATCATTCGGAAGGTTGATTTTGCAGCGATGAAGAGATATAACGAAAAGGTACTGACTGACGGAGAGGAGACGACAGTCGGATCTGATGAGCTGCCGATAATGGGAAGAGGAAAGGTGAAAGATCTGATCCTTCCGATCGTGGTACTGGTCGTTCTGTGCATCTGCGCGATGCTCTACACGGGCGGCATTCTGGAAGGGGCAGATGTCGTTACAGCTTTCGCCAACTGTGACTCATCACTGAGCCTGGTGCTGGGATCTTTCTTTGCACTGGTCTTTACTTTTGTCCTGTATCTGGGAAGGAAAATCCTGACATTTGAAGCATTCTGCGAGAGCTTCGTCCAGGGGTTCCGTTCGATGACGCCGCCGATCATGATCCTATGTCTGGCGTGGACACTGTCGGGAGTCTGCAGTGCGGATTAC
The Ruminococcus gauvreauii genome window above contains:
- a CDS encoding adenylosuccinate synthase — protein: MVKAVVGANWGDEGKGKITDMLGKEADIIVRFQGGANAGHTIVNDYGKFALHTLPSGVFYDHTTSVIGNGVALNIPTLMEEIKGIVDQGVPMPKIKVSDRVQMVMSYHILFDQYEEERLAGKSFGSTKSGIAPFYSDKYAKIGFQVSELFDENALREKVERICETKNVVLEHLYHKDPIRPEDIFEELMNYKEMIAPYVCDVSAFLWNAIKEGKEILLEGQLGSLKDPDHGIYPMVTSSSTLAAYGAIGAGIPPYEIKKIITVCKAYSSAVGAGAFVSEIFGEEADELRRRGGDGGEYGATTGRPRRMGWFDCVASKYGCRIQGTTDVAFTVLDVLGYLEEIPVCVGYEIDGEVTMDFPTTSKLQKAKPVMEVLPGWNCDIRGIRKYEDLPENCRKYIEFVEEKIEFPITMISNGPGRNDIIYR
- a CDS encoding Na+/H+ antiporter NhaC family protein, producing MSATIWSLLPPIVAIALALITKEVYLSLLVGILTGSLLFTQFHVLTAVETTVEIMGMKIGDNVNILIFLVLLGILVALITKSGASKAYGEWATARIKGERGALLATTALGMLIFVDDYFNCLTVGTVMRPVTDKYKISRAKLAYIIDATAAPICIIAPISSWAAAVGSSLPENSGIDGFNLFLRTIPFNLYALLTIIFMLFLIIRKVDFAAMKRYNEKVLTDGEETTVGSDELPIMGRGKVKDLILPIVVLVVLCICAMLYTGGILEGADVVTAFANCDSSLSLVLGSFFALVFTFVLYLGRKILTFEAFCESFVQGFRSMTPPIMILCLAWTLSGVCSADYMNIGGYVGNLVAGSSLVGILLPCLFFLIATGLAFSTGTSWGTFGILIPIALAILGTGDVSSLSVTVAAILAGAVCGDHISPISDTTILASAGAQCNHINHVSTQIPYALLVAACCFAGYLTAGIAGNGWAGLAVGVICLAVILAVITVNEKNTKSS
- a CDS encoding ICP22 family protein, which gives rise to MKKKYAALILGMMLGIAVTGCSNNTEEGKQTAQTEEHAQEESITGEVKSTDEKSITVILTNPSSAGEEKGSGEEKTVLITEDTQVVRSQGPGKADEKTAPEKPEGDGMPDDAGEKPNDGEVPGEPPAGEKPEDEITWEDIREGDTVAITLDADGNAVKVTVRSDDLGQGMGQALNSSSTGSIPLAGVYTVDGEDASSEDQTYDSEDANENTVLVTNGGNLTMSGAKLGKTGDTTSEDESNFYAVNAVAAATADSAIALSDTEITSDAKGANAVFATGSNAVVRADHITIHTTADSSRGLDATYGGSVTAENIDITTEGAHSAALATDRGEGTIKASNGTVSTSGEGSPCIYSTGDISAENITGKAAGAQTMVIEGKNSITIEGCDLSGAGENGVMLYQSTSGDAAEGTSVLSAKDSAITTTSDGPMFYVTNTEARVDLNNVSLNYSSGVLISASGNETNNWGTPGNNGGNLTFTAANQVLNGSVLCDEISTVSMKLSGSTRFAGSIDADHTGNVQISMDTGSTWNVAGDSYVTVITDGDTSLSNIESNGHTIYYDASADGNEWLDGSTITLPGGGSLTPAVG
- a CDS encoding Na+/H+ antiporter NhaC family protein, giving the protein MERKTEQGNVWALLPIGVFLLIFLGFGCITGDFYSTPAIVGFLIALLVGFLQNRKVDFQKKIKLITDGIADENIVTMCLIFLVAGAFSKAVDMAGGAESAVHLGLSIMPANVAVVGLFVISCFISVSMGTSMGTIAAMAPIATGISTKAGIALPVCVGAVMCGAMFGDNLSMISDTTIAAVRTQGCEMKDKFRENFLIVLPAAIITAVLFFFVSGRGAAPSFDNLDYNLLKVVPYLVVLIGAIIGFNVFLVLLTGILLSLIVGVTTGSIELSAIFQVLGDGVTSMYDITVISLVVAFIVALVRANGGITFILSKIRRRVRGKRGAELGIALLVLLVDCCTANNTVAIVMTGPIAKEISQEYQISPRRSASLLDIFASVGQGLIPYGAQLLSAAALTQLTPFDILPYMFYPVLMAVSALLFILFRKRETDVKISSN